One Epinephelus fuscoguttatus linkage group LG16, E.fuscoguttatus.final_Chr_v1 genomic window, AGGCTGTTGCAGTGATCCaggtgtgtaaaaaaaaaatggatcgGATTTTTGAAACATTTCTAAGATGATAAAAATATTGCAGAAGCTTTGTGACGTGCTGCTCAAAAATTACTGTCAAACCAGACTCCAAGATGTCTTgcaacaggtttgatttttatCCAATAGGGGAGTTTGGATAGCTTGGTTATAACCTATGGTTAGcattttacttctggcgatcgcatttacaCTTCATAAGTCATCAAAGTGGTGGTCGCTTGTGATGATTATCTTGCTGCACAAAACGTCTAAGTATCATAAACtgttgtttgccacagagcttattttctgcagttatGTAAAATCAAGTAGAAAAATAACAATGGGTTTTTtcaagggaaccagggtgaaCTTTGGGgttggctgaaaaaaaaatcttaatccctgcagcactccattgcaaataaaacaactaaTAATATCCCAGGTTTGTTATTGAGGGTTTTGCAAAAGTTTAAGATTTTTTAATCCCTTTCTTCTTTCCCTGTGATGACATAACTCCATAAGAAAAAGCTCTACAACTAAAACCTTCCTGCTTTTCTTACTTCACCTACCaatttacataataaaaaacagtCATTGCAATATTTGGATTACACTTCTTGTTCTACTCTTGATTTCCAGTGTGCCATATGTAGCTGTACATGTATAGAAAGTGTCCAACATTAGAGTGATCCTgtgagctgtgtttgtgtttcagggtggtggtggtggtggtggtggtggggtttgGGGAGTTGATGAGATGCTGGATAGAGTGGGTACAGTTACAGGAAATGTGAGTTCAGAGTGTGAAGCAGAAAGAGGGGCCACAGATTTCAATGGGCTTTGGTATTTATTAATGATGTTATACGTCTGCTCTGGCCTGTGGGCCAGCTGTGGTAAGCATTCATTTACCTGGTTGAGAATTAGGTATATAATTTGTCCTGCATTCCCCCCGTTGCTATGGCCTGTACCATGGTTTGGTTCATTCGGCTGTGTGAGAGAAGCAGTTCATTCTGGTTGAGACAATATAGAGACTGAGAAACGATGGATCAATTCATTTGGGCCAACTTCTACGTATTAATACGCCACAAAAACTAGGACCCAGCCCAATATTCAGGAAAAGAAAGTCAGAATTGTGTCAAACATACATATGAACATCTACACTCCCCCTCCCCCGTGTGTTGAGCCTCAGCTACTGCAGGTGTTGAGGTGACACAGGTGATCTCTGTGTGATGTGAGTAGCTCGCTGAGTTCCTTCACATAAATCCCCCTCCTACCTGTAGGCGGCACCATTGATCTCAGGGTGAActtgaggctgctgctgctgctccatcaTTCCCCAGGGCGCCGTGGTAACAAAGAACTCTTTGTTGACGCAGTTTCGGAGGCTGTCAGGAATACGGCCTGTGTCGGGGCGAGATTGAGCAGAGGTGAGCTGAGAAACCGAAAAATCTGTGAGAGTGGGAATGCGTTCAAAGGTGTCTCCGTACCAGTGATGGCTCTGCGTATTTCTGTGGCGGCGGCCTCTCTCATCTCCAGTGATGCCTGCTCGCTGTACCAGGCGGTGTGGGGTGTGCAGATCAAGTTGGGGGCGTCTTTCAGGGGACCTTGGGAAAAACTGTTCAGcaggaaatgaaagaaagaaaagagaaacaaagggATTAAGAGATGCAAGAGGCAGAATTTCTTTTGTTCTTGATATCATTGGGATTTCCTTCCCTTATTTGGGTGTATTACATATTTGAGATTCTTGTCCGATATGTTTAACAATGAACCGTCTGAATAAGAAGGTGTGATCATAAGCACCTGAAAGGCTCCGACTCATGGACGTCCAAGGCGGCTCCCCGTATCCTCCCTTCTTTCAGGGCCTGAGCCAAAGCTTTCTCATCCACCAGACCTCCCCGTGCCGAGTTGACCAGGAAAGCACCTTGAcgcatctacacacacacacacacacaaaaacagcagcataAATAATTCCAGCAATCAACATGTGTGGCTCTGAGGCTGCACACCCAGGGTGGCTGTCATTGGCTCAATGCTGCGTGGGAAGACAACACGTGGTGGGAGACAAACGCTTTTCAGATGAAGAACGACAAGATAACAAAAGGCCTCTCAAAGACAGGAGACATTTAAATGACACTAATCCCTTCATCTTCACAGAAGCTTTTATTCACGGTACATAAGACACTAACATGTATGTCACGATGCAGATGAACATGCATTGTATTTAACTTGATTTTTCTTGTGAAAGCTAATAACACAATTAGTGAAAACATATGCAGTTTCAAAGCAGCTGTCACTTTCAGCAGCTGTACATGCTGCAAATAGTTATTAAaccatttattttaacacaacCAGCAGTTTGATGTATGTCCTCCAGGTGGCAGCAATGATCAGGGGAAGACTAAGagtgttttcttatttatcATATTAAAACTGATCCCCAAAgtgtaaaaaattaaataaatttgggGGTTAAAGTGCATGCTGTGGTTAGCTTAGCTGCTGATTCATCAAGGCTGGTTCACTTGCAAGCCTGACAGTGACTTGGCTGGTCAGTAGCATTTTTCGGTTGTTACTAACTGCTGTAATGGCAACTCAGAATTGTGGTGTGGTGTGCTGCATAAACATGTTGTGGACtttaaatgtacagtatgttggaTTATACAGCAGGAAAAATTGCAAACATTTATACCATTCAACTGCTGAGAAATGCTAATGTGTACTGGTTTGTAATAATTTTAAATTactgaaaaagtaaaacaagaagACAGACCAATAATAATGAAAGAttagaacaaaaaaaaccaacaataaaataaaataaataaaaataaaataaaatagaattaaattaaattaaaaataaataaataaaataaaagtttaattaaaaaataaaacattaaagaacataaaaacacaaaagtaaaataaatacagtgaaaGGAATAAAAGCAATAAACAATTATGGTCCTAATTATGTATTGCATGTTTTACTGAGagaaaaatgtcacaattcatattttttccaacATGAAAGTCAGTATGCTTGGCTCATTTTCGAAAAACAAGCACAAGAACACACTGGCTGactcctacacacacagacactttggCCTGTttgggtcacagtgacctgagAATTATGAAACTGTGAGGAAGAACAGGCTGATTACAGCGAATCTTCCCAGCACATTacagacattaaacacaaagAGCTGCCCCACCCCCAAACATTCATCCCTCTTATTCCGGATCCACACAGATTCCTCAAacgtctgtgtttctttgtatgTGCGTGTTCCGGGTATCTTACCACTCATTAAAAGGTTGTTTAAACAGCTTATAATTGGAAGTTGCCAACAAAGGAGCGCTGGCACCCAGGGAATGCTTAGTGGCCAGCCAAGTCAGCTGCCAGTCCGCTGGGTTAAAGCTGTGCTACCAATCTCCAGGAATCATTAGCCTAGTGAGGAGAATGTGCAGCCCGCTTTGCTGGGTAATGAGGGGGAGCTTCTGCCAATTGAGGTTTATCAGTGTTTGGTAAGTTGCAGGCTCGTTCTGCCTCTCAGACCATGTATAATGTGAGACAGTAAAATCTGTTTCctttatttttcatctcttCATATGAGAAAGATATACAATGAATAAGGGCCTCCTACCTGTTTGATGGTGAAGTCGTTGATGAGGTGGTGGTTGTGTTCGTTCAGGTTGCAGTGAAGGGAGACGCAGTCGCTCTGGTAGAGCAGGTCCTGGAGCGTGTAGACTCGCTGAACGCCAAGCGAGCGCTCCAAGCCGTCTTGGAGGTAGGGGTCGTAGAAGATCACGTTGAAGCCGAACGCCTTGGCCCGCATCGCCACCGCCTGGCCTGAGCGACCTGATGGAGGCATGAAAGGGAAAGAAATCACACACTAAGAGAGGATTCAGATTTTAGTAGCTTGGTTTTAATACTCAGTCTTCGGACAGTGCAGCTATCCCTTAACAGCAacttaaaaaaatgcatgtgtgtatttgagtgCTGGCACTGAAAATATGAACTGATTAATCTATTAGTtatttgacagaaaattaatcacagCAAATCTAATGATTAATTGTTTAATGAGcacaaatgccaaacatttgctaGTTCAAAACATTTGTCATCCAATTAAATTTTAATGTATCTAATACGCAAAAATAAATCTCTCACTAatagctttatttttttaaaccagccacagctgcactttgtgtttaataCTAATATAAAAATCATGTTAGCACTGACACTGTGAGCTTGTTAGCATACTAACGTTAGCAATGTGCTTAAAGTATCTGCATGGCCGTGTTCGGAATCGCATACTGACATACTGCCTACATACTCAAGTTGGATATACTGCATACAACCTACTAAAAAGTTTATTTAGTGGGCAGTATGCCATTACCGACACTGTTCACACTGACGTATGCGCAAGCAAAACAGTCATGTGACTGCATCTCATGACTTTATCAACGCCAGCACCTCTCACATCTCCAAAAACATCTAGCAAATTTCCAGACAGGCAATATTTGTATAAACTGACCACATCTTGAGAATGGAAAGAgtgaaaaatgttaaaacttAATAAAGTGACATATTAACAGCTTCTAACCTGTCTCAAAATCTCGGCTATTGTGCAGTCTGAAGAGACGTGGTGCATTGTGGGGCAGTTGAGTATGTCCAGTAAGTAAATGTGGGAATCCTAGGATAGTGAAAGAATGACCCCCCTAGGCCCCTACACTCCCTCTGACTAGCTAGTACTTGTTGCTTTTGTTGGTTGGATTAGCTCGGTTTAGGTAAGAGGAGTGGAACTAGTTGGGGTTGGGGTAAGAATGTTTAGGCAGAGTGAGGCGAGCCTTTTCTTCGCTATCCTAGGATTTGCATCCAGTACCAAATATTTTTTCTAATGTAGTACACATCCAGGCATTTCTCACAAACAAAAAATCTAAATACTATGCAGTGTGGACGCATTACATACTCAATTTTACGTCATACTTTGTACGACTAGTATGTTGGTATGTGATCCAATCAAGCTGCAACCTCTGGGGCCGTAAAATAATTAAGCTAACATGGatgtgccagaaactgcagttccatgaatggccacttgaggctggctccagaggcaagtcaatccccatacacccccatgttaaaatgcccaactatacagcagaaattaacatgtttacagcctggtgcaaaaaatggttttcacctttataatttatttcaacattcTTAACAACTGCACAAGGGGTGACTTTATATAACTCAGCCAAGTCAATGTAATTAAGGTTTAAAGTTCTGCATAAATAGGGCCCTTGCTGCTTTGATTGACAGGCTGTCAGTGAggcatcaccacagtctatgagtgAGATCCACTTCTCGCTCCTATACAGCTCcaacctcttgtccaaatatggttacttctggctccaaaaaaacccaagatggcaatggcaaaaatgccaaatgccAAGTCCACAaacagtgggtgacatcactatagctacgtccattatttttactatCTATATTTCAAACACAGCCTTTGCCTGCATCCATCTTTACAGAGCAACTAACATGGCTGCAACATCTTAATCTTGCTCACAATTTTTAGCATTTAACAGACTTAATTATGACAATTATCGACAGAAaagtgaatatatatatatttatttttttcagcccTAATGAGTTCCAAAAAATTAAGCAAACTGACAacctggaaacacagtgacaacaCAATGAAAGGATAATTACCACCCCTAACTGATATCAGAATTGAGGAGCTGCCTTGCAAAAATTAagatacattaaaaacatttaatctcAGAATTTGAACAAGCAGGTAAAAtgagatttatatttaataaagAGAAGAGAGGCTGTCCCTGATGGCCATAGTAGTTGTCATATAGTTACATACAGTTGCTGTCAACCAACAAACAATCCACTGCTGAAAAGACAGAAGGAGCTCACCAAATCCAATGAGACCAAGCGTCTCTCCTCGGATCCTGGCCGCCCCCGACGCCACCTCCCGGATCTGCTCCACACTCTGGACCCGCGTGCCCTCCCGGAGAGCCTGGTACAGCCAGGTGTTTCGCCGATACAGGTTGAGGATGTGACAAAGTGTTGAGTCTGCTGTCTCCTCTACAGCCGCTGAGGGAATATTACACACGGCGATGCCTAGAAAAGGTCAGATGGGAGAGGAAAAAGGAGAAACAATGAAGCTCGAGAGATGAAAGCGACATAGACACTTCAAATGACATAATTGCTTCACAGATTTAGTAGTTATAATAGTCGGTTATAATTACTGTAGCTGTTTTGAAGAGAgattcatgttttatttcacaaaataatTGGCAGgaaatttcttttctttatgaccctctacaaaataaaaaaagcactgTGTATAAAACTGAACTGTGAAGGATAAGAGGATAATTATAACTGCTAATTATGCCCATGAAAAGAacatttctcaaaaaaaaaaaaaaatctatgtcaGCGTACTAAGATGTATTTGCACAAACGACAATAATTAGGATATCACACTAAATCCCGCTCTCATACCAAACATATGCCAAAGGGGCCAAATGGGAATCGGAGGGAGAGTTTCATATCAGTTGGAGCATCTGCTCTGCATATGCAATCAGCGCCATTACATATTCTGTTTACAGTATGTAATAATTCCTGCTACATATGTTATTTATGTTAAGTCAATACAGCAAGCAGAGTTTGGTTTGGCTTCCATCCAAAAGTGCACTATCCTTATCCATAATGCATCATTTTTttgatttattctttatttttcctcaTGCTGTAGTGAATGAACGAGCCATATGGGCAAATACAACCACTCCTTGTTCATTATTCTCAGCATATTTTTACTGTCTGCTTCTGAACAACCTCACTTCTTACATCTATCTTCCTCCTATTTGTctgcatctgtctctgtctcaccaaGATCTCCGGCAGCCTTGATGTCGATGTTGTCGTAGCCGCTGCCGATGCGGATGATGATGCGCAGCGCCTTGAACTTCTCCAGGTCCTCTCTGGTCAGGGTGATAGTGTGGTACATCATGGCCCCTACTGCCTCATTCAGCACCTGATTAGAGAGGAAGAGGCATCATCATCGCTGTCTTATTGCTTCGCTATTCCCTCAGCAATCATTAGCTGCATTAGAGATGAGAGCAAACTGGAAATCTGGATTTATATTATGATCACAATGTGCTCTTAATCAATATCATCCAAACATTATAATTCAGACGGTTTTTCCGCAATGTTATGTATGAGCAACTTTAATAAGAGTGCTGTCTCTACCTCCCTTTTCCAGGATCTAAGTTTATGTCCGCTTTTCTTCATCTAAATGCAAATTGATTGTTTATGTCTGCCCTAAAACATGAGTGGttgtctctgtgtttataaTGAGCGCTTGCCAAAGCTGGTTTTTGTCACAATCCATTCATTCAAACCGTACGCAAACAAGGTTGAAGTGGATGCGGGCGGGATCATAAAGTAGACCGACAGCTGCTGAGGAACCCAGAAAGCATGAGCAAGTAGCTGCTGCAAGCCACCGCCGTTAAATAACAGGTTTAAATTCACAACCCGCTCAGTGAATTAACCTAACCCAGCCAGATTAGCATAACCATGAATTAccatgcaacatttttttttattggagtGAGCTGTAGTGAGAGCTGGATGCTAAATTCAAGGTTAAAGCTCTCCTCATGCATTAATCTCATTACTTGAGAGAAGCGGGCCCAGCAGCAGGCTTGGCTGGAGACGATGCTGGAAAATGACAGAGAGGCACCGCCGACTGCTGAGCAACAGAGAGACGAGCTGAAAGCAAGTTTACATGAAGTGGAAAAAGTGAGCAAATGggttttgtgttgctttaatttgTTAAAGAATTATTCTGCAGTTTGAGCTGGCATGCCACGGTGCATGTTCATCTTTACATTGTTTTGCACAATGCTATTACATTACCTACAGCGAGGGATCATGAATACTGCAAAGCATATAAAGCCTTtaacaatggaaacacacttcACTTTTCTACACTTGTGTAATAGAACAAAGCCTTAACGAAATACTTGAGCATGGAGATTCATGTAAGGTTTCAGAGGGAGTTACACTACTATAAAATAATGAGCTTTATAGCGGTTGGTAGGCGTATTCTTGAACTTTGGAGTGAGCCGGGCAAACAGTTTCCCCTGCTTTCAGTCATTATGCTACACTAACCGCCTGCCGGCTCTAGCTTCCTACTCAGTGTAATGAGTTGTATCATCTCAAAGACCAGTGGTTTTTAACCTTTTTCATCAGGGGACCCCTTTTTTATCATTGAGTAAACTGACGATCCTTGGCTAACTGACCAATTTGTATCTTAAATAGGGGTGGGCGTTGTAGccttaaaataattttacaatATTTGAGGGTATGACAAACTAGTAATTTAAgaacatagaattgcaacaaaataagtgatagttttacagtttgccttcaaatttTCAGAGAATTCAgtttctgtatacaatattaatagttaaacaaaataaaatctaccacaaattacacatttaaacagctcccaaatacaaaaaatgtcccctggaatctatatatatatgaatcaacaggtgatttccttctgtTTTACCAAAAtcataaatgttgttttttttccacctggacctttatgctctgccatttctcctctaatcatcacgctgtaacctgtgacaggctgttatgataccacaactatcacacattcacatatatggagtttttgtGGAGTCACGAgcatcacgtaggtttacattaccaaaggtttatgacaaaatcacttgacgacaccgactCTGCTGTGCAcacagcgagagaggagagggagagacgctgtgctgctgccagaggagccgctgaatgagttccctctgagctgtaagttgctaaaagagtctgagaagtccggggctgttcataaaacattcaggacgccacagtttattccacactactgaagctgctcctctttctggAACCACTGCGGAGTCggtaataatttcgctttcagccacgcttgttgttgccgtgggtaacaggatgatgtcaatatgtcaacaagtcgaaatatcgccagtatcacaatatgaatttttcatatgatgtTAAAAATTATACTGGTATTATCGTATtaacgagatgatatggcacacccctaaacttaaataataatctaaactaaaaaaaataacaattttatttcattttcttcacagaaatgaagacctactgtgtattttatttttaaagaaagttttcttacaccccttaaaatcaaAAAAGCCTCACAACCCCCTGTGAAGCTTTGACAACCCTGGTACCATAGACTGTACAACAGAAGCAGACTCTGGGTCTGGAGAGTGAAGCCAATGAGGAAGtagtctcactcaccagaccttttccaagaaaagaaaggtctggctgcgccgactctcactctaagattggagaaaaaaacgccccggcttttttttatttcttgcaACCAATCACAAgtgttcttggcggtgccagcaacagtgcgcttgtaaaaatattgccggggggaaacaggttttggtgtaacacgcccacaaaaatatcgcctacaggacgcgaaccatggcagaaaaatggctacatcccagcaagatcaaacaccgcaaaagttagtaaaggatgtgttgaaaactgctacacaaccagaGGTTGTAGGACGGGACTTCAGCGTGGCTCgttccacccaatgagaggctgatctatgcagtgaacttccacccactcaggcTAATGAGGAAGGTGCCTTAAACTGCATTATTGTTAATCACCAACAGGGGGcaactccactggttgcaaagAGAAGTCTGATTGTTGTTAGTCTGAGATAATGACCCTTCTTCTaccttgatttattaccttagTAACTATTTTCCTgatgagtttatggtctcaatcGACAGTTTCAAGTCCTCTTCATACAGCATAATGAAGCAGGGCatggctaccttgtgattgacaagaTACTACCACAGCGACCTGTGAATCAGGATAGAGGCATAGCAGTCTTCCACAgcttcacctctcatccaataatggtcacttctggttccaaacgGCCAATACaacaaacttgaggcttcagaatggtagtccacaaaccaatgggtgatgtcactgtggctGTATCTGCTTCTTTTACACGGTCTCCGATCAAGCCTCTCATCTAATGGCTGGTAAAAAGCTATTTGCTCCAAATATCAAGATCGTGCTCAAAAGCTGCAACAAAGACAAACTAATGCAATACATTATTCAAACAACTTtactaaaacaacaacaacgttTATCTTCCTTTCTCTGTGTATGGTTCTCAAAAGCCATCGTGATTAAGGGCTAATTCTTTGGGATGGAGGGACATAAGGAAAATAATGTGGACATAAAAGTCTAGGACCATCATTTTATacatgaatatttttattttattactccTAAATTATTCAAAACACAGAGCATCCCTGTATGGTTAAGGCACATACTATATAACCGCAATGTCTTTGCTCTCAATTCCAATTCCTCCATGTCTCCCCCAACATTTCCCGTCCATCACTAC contains:
- the ctbp2a gene encoding C-terminal-binding protein 2a isoform X5 is translated as MALIDKHKVKRQRLDKICEGIRPQIMNGPMHPRPLVALLDGRDCTVEMPILKDLATVAFCDAQSTQEIHEKVLNEAVGAMMYHTITLTREDLEKFKALRIIIRIGSGYDNIDIKAAGDLGIAVCNIPSAAVEETADSTLCHILNLYRRNTWLYQALREGTRVQSVEQIREVASGAARIRGETLGLIGFGRSGQAVAMRAKAFGFNVIFYDPYLQDGLERSLGVQRVYTLQDLLYQSDCVSLHCNLNEHNHHLINDFTIKQMRQGAFLVNSARGGLVDEKALAQALKEGRIRGAALDVHESEPFSFSQGPLKDAPNLICTPHTAWYSEQASLEMREAAATEIRRAITGRIPDSLRNCVNKEFFVTTAPWGMMEQQQQPQVHPEINGAAYSRMNQTMVQAIATGGMQDKLYT
- the ctbp2a gene encoding C-terminal-binding protein 2a isoform X3, whose protein sequence is MALIDKHKVKRQRLDKICEGIRPQIMNGPMHPRPLVALLDGRDCTVEMPILKDLATVAFCDAQSTQEIHEKVLNEAVGAMMYHTITLTREDLEKFKALRIIIRIGSGYDNIDIKAAGDLGIAVCNIPSAAVEETADSTLCHILNLYRRNTWLYQALREGTRVQSVEQIREVASGAARIRGETLGLIGFGRSGQAVAMRAKAFGFNVIFYDPYLQDGLERSLGVQRVYTLQDLLYQSDCVSLHCNLNEHNHHLINDFTIKQMRQGAFLVNSARGGLVDEKALAQALKEGRIRGAALDVHESEPFSFSQGPLKDAPNLICTPHTAWYSEQASLEMREAAATEIRRAITGRIPDSLRNCVNKEFFVTTAPWGMMEQQQQPQVHPEINGAAYRFPPGVVGVAPGGIPGPMEGLVPGGVPIAHTLPPGTHPSQATSPNQPSKHGDPMREHMTEP
- the ctbp2a gene encoding C-terminal-binding protein 2a isoform X4, producing MWRQHFPGIRPQIMNGPMHPRPLVALLDGRDCTVEMPILKDLATVAFCDAQSTQEIHEKVLNEAVGAMMYHTITLTREDLEKFKALRIIIRIGSGYDNIDIKAAGDLGIAVCNIPSAAVEETADSTLCHILNLYRRNTWLYQALREGTRVQSVEQIREVASGAARIRGETLGLIGFGRSGQAVAMRAKAFGFNVIFYDPYLQDGLERSLGVQRVYTLQDLLYQSDCVSLHCNLNEHNHHLINDFTIKQMRQGAFLVNSARGGLVDEKALAQALKEGRIRGAALDVHESEPFSFSQGPLKDAPNLICTPHTAWYSEQASLEMREAAATEIRRAITGRIPDSLRNCVNKEFFVTTAPWGMMEQQQQPQVHPEINGAAYRFPPGVVGVAPGGIPGPMEGLVPGGVPIAHTLPPGTHPSQATSPNQPSKHGDPMREHMTEP